One window of Dysgonomonas mossii genomic DNA carries:
- a CDS encoding metallophosphoesterase, which produces MTNKRKKYLAYFSLAALMVASICLIYGYLEARNIKLKELTFRSKDIPNAFVGKKIIFVSDIHSGKYFTSKDVARLVERINERNPDIVIIGGDNTLKSTTYSHPFFDEIRKLKSKYGVYTVLGNHDHWEDAKLIQQGFSNCGFHICDNDSYWIKEGNDSIKIGGVGDLWEDVQIIDNTISDVKQNNFCILLSHNPDYMELLDTDLVDLMLSGHTHGGQITLFGLYAPIMPATNHPEYMQTGQKYRYGWKEKGKTKLYVTSGVGMGGFPFRFFAQPEIVEITLEQK; this is translated from the coding sequence GTGACAAATAAGAGGAAGAAATATCTGGCTTATTTTTCGCTGGCAGCCTTAATGGTTGCCAGTATCTGTCTTATATATGGTTATCTGGAAGCACGGAATATAAAGCTGAAAGAACTGACATTCCGAAGCAAAGATATCCCCAATGCTTTTGTAGGAAAGAAGATAATCTTCGTATCAGATATTCACTCCGGGAAATACTTTACAAGCAAAGATGTAGCACGTCTGGTAGAGAGAATCAATGAACGAAACCCCGATATAGTGATTATCGGAGGGGATAACACACTAAAGAGCACAACATACTCGCATCCTTTCTTTGACGAAATAAGAAAGCTAAAAAGTAAATACGGAGTATACACGGTATTGGGCAACCATGATCACTGGGAAGATGCCAAGCTAATACAGCAAGGCTTTAGCAATTGTGGCTTTCATATCTGCGACAATGACTCATACTGGATAAAAGAAGGCAATGACAGTATAAAAATCGGAGGTGTAGGAGATCTTTGGGAAGATGTGCAGATTATAGACAATACGATTAGTGATGTGAAGCAAAACAACTTCTGCATATTGCTGTCTCATAACCCCGACTACATGGAATTGCTAGACACAGACCTTGTAGACCTTATGCTATCGGGTCACACACATGGGGGACAAATAACACTTTTTGGATTGTATGCTCCCATTATGCCGGCAACCAATCATCCGGAATATATGCAAACGGGACAAAAGTACAGGTATGGTTGGAAAGAAAAAGGTAAAACAAAATTGTATGTTACTTCGGGCGTTGGTATGGGAGGATTTCCATTCCGATTTTTCGCACAACCCGAAATTGTAGAAATAACGCTAGAGCAGAAATAA
- a CDS encoding inorganic pyrophosphatase → MNDHQFKAHPWHGINAGSNAPQVVTCFIEIVPTDTVKYEVDKETGYLSIDRPQKYSNIIPALYGFIPQTYSADLVAELTNNELGRTDIEGDNDPVDICVLTEKDITHGDIIVKARPIGGFRLLDHNKADDKLIAVLENDAIYGAYKDISDVPPMVIDRLKHYFTTYKDLPGDKSPRCILTGTYDVKTAHEVIRRSIKDYDNKYRSDK, encoded by the coding sequence ATGAACGACCATCAATTTAAAGCACATCCATGGCATGGAATAAATGCCGGAAGCAATGCACCTCAGGTAGTAACATGCTTTATCGAAATAGTACCTACCGACACAGTTAAATATGAGGTGGACAAAGAAACCGGTTACCTTAGCATCGATAGACCACAGAAGTACTCAAATATCATTCCTGCCCTCTATGGATTTATCCCTCAAACATATAGTGCCGACCTTGTAGCAGAACTTACAAACAATGAATTGGGAAGAACTGATATAGAAGGAGATAACGACCCTGTAGATATTTGTGTTCTGACTGAAAAGGATATCACGCATGGAGATATAATAGTGAAAGCCAGACCGATAGGAGGTTTCAGATTACTAGATCACAACAAAGCCGATGATAAGCTTATTGCAGTACTCGAAAATGATGCTATCTACGGTGCATACAAAGATATATCGGACGTACCGCCAATGGTAATAGACCGTCTGAAACACTACTTTACCACCTATAAGGATTTACCCGGAGACAAGTCTCCTCGGTGTATTCTTACAGGCACATACGATGTAAAAACAGCACACGAGGTTATACGCCGCTCGATAAAAGACTACGATAACAAATACAGAAGTGACAAATAA
- a CDS encoding deoxycytidylate deaminase — MSDDKQRLLDERYMRMAAIWAENSYCKRRKVGALIVKDKMIISDGYNGTPSGFENICEDENNETKAYVLHAEANAITKVACSHNSSLGATMYVTTSPCIECAKLIIQAGITRVVYNQKYRRTDGASLLERAGVEVVFIDIETNTEGSED, encoded by the coding sequence ATGAGCGATGACAAACAAAGGTTGCTCGACGAGCGATACATGAGAATGGCGGCTATTTGGGCCGAAAATTCGTACTGTAAGCGCAGAAAAGTAGGTGCCCTTATTGTAAAAGATAAAATGATTATATCCGATGGGTATAATGGTACTCCTTCAGGATTTGAGAATATTTGCGAAGATGAAAACAACGAAACCAAAGCATATGTTCTGCATGCCGAAGCTAATGCAATCACGAAAGTAGCCTGTTCGCATAACAGTAGTCTTGGGGCTACGATGTATGTGACTACATCGCCTTGCATAGAATGTGCAAAACTTATAATTCAGGCGGGCATAACGCGGGTTGTGTATAATCAGAAATATCGGCGTACAGATGGAGCTTCTCTTCTCGAACGTGCAGGAGTAGAGGTCGTATTTATAGATATAGAAACTAACACAGAGGGATCGGAAGATTAA
- a CDS encoding S41 family peptidase, with protein sequence MESDKNLNNNWEGTNSKMAENNNSSKTKKGGRGIYIWLPLCIAVSVAVGIFIGNAYSIFGSGSGFLGRKGNKLDVVLDYINKSYVDTVNVDALIENAIPTVLAGLDPHSDYISADIMNRKDDELEGHFSGIGVEFIILNDTLTIVKAIPGGPSEAVGIQAGDRVVTVNDSLFVGKGINENKVYSTLKGPEKTQIKIGVKRQSRDELIPFVVTRAFVPVKSVDASYKLDNKIGYIKVSKFGSTTYNEFISAIAKLKSQGCESFVVDLQQNTGGYMEAAIMMVNEFLANGELILYTEGRAYPRENYYADNSGTCKQSQIVVLLDETSASASEIFAGAIQDNDRGLIVGRRSFGKGLVQAQYKFNDGSAMRLTIARYHTPSGRCVQKAYEKGDRQTYSMDLYNRYSRGEFDNRDSIKFDNLPLFHTLSGRPVYGDDGVLSDVFVPRDTTGINSYYMRVANKGLLREFSYVYTEKNRDKLKSFKTWTDAAKYLSTQPIVDNFADYAYTKGIRKQPYLIDESRKLLQTQLEAFIIRNFFSEDNFYEMFQRDEQMIKEAVRLLKANKATPDAIKKGAYK encoded by the coding sequence ATGGAAAGCGATAAGAACTTGAACAACAATTGGGAAGGGACAAACAGCAAAATGGCAGAGAATAATAATAGTAGTAAAACTAAAAAAGGAGGAAGGGGTATTTATATCTGGCTTCCGTTGTGCATTGCTGTAAGTGTCGCTGTTGGTATCTTTATAGGAAATGCTTATTCTATATTTGGTTCGGGAAGCGGATTTTTAGGGCGAAAAGGCAATAAGCTCGACGTTGTACTCGACTATATCAATAAGTCTTATGTGGATACGGTAAATGTAGATGCGCTGATCGAGAATGCTATACCAACTGTATTGGCCGGATTAGACCCGCACTCAGATTATATTAGTGCAGATATTATGAACCGCAAAGATGACGAATTGGAAGGTCATTTTAGTGGTATTGGTGTTGAGTTTATTATATTGAATGATACGCTGACAATTGTAAAAGCCATACCGGGCGGACCTTCTGAAGCTGTCGGTATACAGGCCGGAGACAGAGTTGTAACAGTGAATGACTCTCTGTTTGTGGGCAAAGGAATAAATGAAAATAAAGTGTACAGCACACTCAAAGGACCTGAAAAGACCCAAATCAAAATAGGGGTGAAGAGACAAAGTCGTGATGAGTTGATTCCATTTGTAGTAACCAGAGCCTTTGTGCCGGTGAAGAGTGTGGATGCATCGTACAAGCTTGATAATAAGATAGGATATATAAAGGTAAGTAAGTTTGGCAGCACAACATATAACGAATTTATTTCGGCAATAGCTAAATTGAAAAGTCAGGGTTGTGAATCTTTTGTTGTAGACCTCCAACAAAACACAGGAGGATACATGGAAGCTGCCATAATGATGGTGAATGAATTCCTTGCCAATGGAGAGCTGATCTTATATACAGAGGGAAGAGCTTATCCTCGTGAAAATTATTATGCTGATAATTCGGGTACATGCAAGCAAAGCCAGATTGTGGTTCTTCTCGATGAAACAAGTGCATCAGCCAGTGAGATATTTGCCGGAGCTATACAGGATAACGACAGAGGATTGATCGTCGGTCGCCGTTCGTTTGGTAAAGGATTGGTACAGGCTCAATATAAGTTCAACGATGGTTCTGCTATGCGACTCACAATTGCCCGATATCATACACCGTCCGGTAGATGTGTACAAAAGGCATACGAAAAGGGAGACCGCCAGACATATAGTATGGATCTGTACAACAGATATAGCCGAGGAGAATTTGACAATAGAGATAGTATCAAGTTCGATAACTTACCTCTTTTCCATACTCTTTCGGGAAGACCGGTGTATGGTGACGATGGCGTTTTATCCGATGTATTTGTTCCTCGCGATACGACAGGTATCAATTCGTACTACATGCGGGTAGCGAATAAAGGATTACTCAGGGAGTTTAGTTATGTGTACACCGAAAAGAACAGAGATAAACTGAAGAGCTTTAAAACATGGACTGATGCTGCAAAATATTTATCTACACAGCCTATTGTCGATAATTTTGCAGACTATGCCTATACAAAGGGAATCCGTAAACAGCCATATTTGATAGATGAATCGCGCAAGCTTCTTCAAACACAGCTCGAAGCATTTATTATACGCAACTTCTTCAGCGAAGACAATTTCTATGAAATGTTCCAAAGAGATGAGCAGATGATAAAAGAAGCGGTAAGATTGCTTAAGGCTAATAAGGCTACGCCTGATGCCATAAAGAAAGGAGCATATAAATAA
- a CDS encoding 5-formyltetrahydrofolate cyclo-ligase, with product MNIAQQKEKLRKEISLLKKQYSADDLYNRSEEVLSVLEITGAFQQAKTIFIYNSMGDEVQTLDFINRWSAEKNFYLPVVVKDDIVFRKYVQDTTLKQSSYGIMEPLGDNFTDYKKVDLIIVPGVAFDRKMGRLGRGRGYYDRFLSLVSAPKMGICFEFQLLDTIPVDTNDIKMDYIVSENEFIWK from the coding sequence ATGAATATAGCACAGCAAAAAGAAAAACTGAGAAAAGAAATATCCTTGTTAAAGAAACAATATTCAGCTGACGACTTATACAATCGTTCGGAAGAAGTATTATCGGTTTTGGAAATAACAGGAGCATTTCAGCAGGCAAAAACTATATTTATTTATAATAGCATGGGGGATGAAGTACAGACCCTCGATTTTATCAACCGTTGGAGTGCTGAAAAGAATTTCTACTTGCCAGTTGTGGTTAAGGATGATATTGTTTTCAGAAAATATGTTCAGGATACCACTTTGAAGCAATCTTCATATGGTATAATGGAACCATTGGGTGATAATTTTACCGATTATAAAAAGGTGGATTTAATTATTGTTCCCGGTGTAGCCTTCGATCGAAAGATGGGGCGTCTGGGCAGAGGTAGGGGGTATTACGATCGCTTCTTGTCTCTCGTTTCGGCTCCTAAAATGGGTATATGTTTCGAATTTCAGCTTCTGGATACTATTCCTGTTGATACGAATGATATAAAGATGGATTATATTGTCTCTGAAAATGAATTTATTTGGAAATAA